The Sorangiineae bacterium MSr11367 genome window below encodes:
- a CDS encoding DJ-1/PfpI family protein, with product MFTVPGVQLLDVAGPLDVFAEANRQCAGRKPVYRFRIVANVAGPLTCSSGTRLLPDATIDDRREKVDTLLVAGSPHAVDTVLDAATVAWLTASARTARRYGSVCSGAFLLAQTGGLDGRRVTTHWSVASALQEAFPKLRVEPDAIYVRDGRVCTAAGVTAGMDLALALVEEDVGREVAMNVARELVMFFKRPGGQMPFSRRGQAEVSGRSALQESQRWIASHLRADLSVASLAGRAGVSPRHFARMFRTELGVTPADYVDSVRVDAARRLLEDGSGAPKQVADRCGFTNVNGLRRAFLRCVGVTPAEYRKRYANDISKSDFS from the coding sequence ATGTTCACCGTACCCGGTGTGCAGTTGCTCGACGTCGCGGGGCCGCTCGACGTGTTCGCCGAGGCCAACCGGCAATGCGCGGGCCGCAAACCGGTGTATCGATTTCGCATCGTGGCCAACGTCGCGGGACCCCTGACGTGCTCGTCCGGCACCCGCTTGCTGCCCGACGCGACCATCGACGATCGCCGCGAGAAGGTGGATACGCTCCTCGTCGCGGGCAGTCCGCATGCCGTGGACACCGTTCTCGATGCGGCCACCGTGGCATGGCTCACGGCGAGCGCTCGCACGGCGCGCCGTTATGGCTCCGTCTGCAGCGGCGCATTCCTCCTGGCGCAGACCGGGGGGCTCGACGGGCGGCGAGTAACGACGCATTGGAGCGTGGCCAGCGCACTGCAGGAGGCCTTTCCCAAGCTGCGGGTCGAGCCCGACGCCATCTACGTGCGCGACGGGCGCGTGTGCACGGCCGCCGGCGTCACCGCGGGAATGGACCTCGCGCTCGCCCTCGTGGAAGAGGACGTAGGTCGCGAAGTGGCCATGAACGTGGCCCGCGAACTGGTCATGTTCTTCAAGCGCCCCGGCGGACAAATGCCATTTAGCCGCCGCGGCCAGGCGGAAGTGTCCGGCCGCTCTGCATTGCAGGAGTCACAACGATGGATCGCCTCCCACCTCCGCGCCGATCTCTCCGTGGCCTCGCTGGCCGGCCGCGCCGGGGTGAGCCCTCGCCACTTCGCGCGCATGTTCCGCACCGAGCTTGGCGTCACCCCCGCCGACTACGTCGATTCGGTGCGGGTCGACGCCGCACGCCGCCTCCTCGAAGACGGCAGCGGCGCCCCGAAGCAGGTCGCCGACCGGTGCGGATTCACCAACGTGAACGGACTGCGGCGTGCCTTCTTACGATGTGTCGGGGTAACCCCCGCGGAATACCGCAAACGTTACGCCAACGACATTTCGAAAAGCGATTTTTCATAA
- a CDS encoding septal ring lytic transglycosylase RlpA family protein produces MMNFRHRLAWLVASSICIAACSSEAPDAVDEGDSSATEQEIESAAAAFSCSGSVGTKVPKDGNYYITAFGCWVDANGKAHGDSGDNCIPACLSQLRSKGICSKNWSGKTCEQKLTWFTADAARYGCGARVKITNKKNGKAAVAVVIDQGPACWVERGVKKAVLDASGRVNRHLFGEDKGAVDRALVHVEVVSSKAKLGPVKKSGLVEMEDGTEDNLRADESEMDAEQDEAIGQPVPAEASAQ; encoded by the coding sequence ATGATGAATTTTCGTCATCGGCTCGCATGGCTCGTCGCATCCTCGATCTGCATCGCCGCGTGCTCCAGCGAGGCGCCGGATGCAGTCGACGAAGGTGACAGCAGCGCGACCGAGCAGGAAATCGAATCTGCGGCGGCGGCGTTCAGTTGCAGTGGTTCGGTGGGAACCAAAGTTCCCAAAGATGGCAATTACTACATTACCGCGTTCGGCTGCTGGGTCGACGCCAACGGAAAGGCGCACGGCGATTCGGGCGACAATTGCATTCCGGCGTGCCTATCCCAACTGCGAAGCAAAGGAATCTGTTCCAAAAATTGGAGCGGAAAGACCTGCGAGCAAAAGCTCACGTGGTTTACCGCCGATGCCGCCCGATACGGGTGCGGCGCCCGGGTCAAGATCACCAACAAGAAGAACGGCAAGGCGGCCGTCGCCGTGGTCATCGACCAGGGCCCCGCGTGCTGGGTCGAGCGGGGCGTCAAAAAGGCGGTTCTGGACGCCAGCGGCCGCGTGAATCGACATCTCTTCGGCGAGGACAAGGGTGCGGTGGACCGCGCGTTGGTGCACGTGGAGGTGGTGAGCAGCAAGGCCAAGCTCGGCCCCGTGAAGAAGTCGGGCCTCGTCGAAATGGAAGACGGCACCGAGGACAATCTGCGCGCCGACGAATCCGAAATGGACGCCGAGCAGGACGAAGCCATCGGGCAGCCGGTTCCGGCCGAGGCCTCTGCCCAATAG